TATGACATTTTTGGTTGAGTAACGTATAAAAGCAGTGTTTCAATGTTGTAGCTTTTCCAAGTGGAACCACAGCAGCTAACCTGAATGAGTTTATTATCTTCTTTCATGGCTTGCACTGATCTTCATCTATTTGAATATCCTCTGACTACAGCTACTGGATAAATGTAGTGATGTTAAAGGTCAAGTGTTAGCCTCTGAAAAGCAGTGGGGGTACAGTAGACAGTCTCCTAAAACAGATGTACTTAGGTTAAGTACTGATATCTTAAAATTGCAATTTGTGTATTATTTAAGTACATTGTATGTGCATGCACTTAGATTTGAAGTAAATGAGTTCAGTTTTCCCACATCTGAGTGAAACTTTACCAAAGTATACTTCACTAAACGGCATACCTGAGCCTTATGCCATGTCTTGAATCGTTGAATATTAAAAGTTTGAATTGTCTGTTAATTGTTGTCTCTCCTTGCAGACCTTTCTggaacaaaccaaaacaaagttCAGTAAGAACTATAAGGGAATGACTTTATCAAAGATCACCACCACAGTTGGCCTGAACAGTAAGTGGATGTTCCAATATGTCTTCCGTTGTGAATTGAAAGTTCTATACCAatagctattattattattattattattgttctgaTTACTCAGGGTGAATCAGAAAAGACTCACCAAAATTAACCAATGTAAAATCAATCATTTGCTTTCCTTTGAAAAGTGAGTGGACCAAAGTTAGTCAAATTGTTATATATGTTTAGGGGTTCTTACTGATTACTGGGGAACATCACGTTGTTGTGCAGCTGCTTTCTGAAAGACGAACTCAAGCCAGCTCTTCTTTATCCCACTTCACTCGTACACTCTGTTGTCACTTGatgctgctcttcttctacTTTACAGGAGGTGCACGATTCCTCCTGCTATTCTCAAGCATTTCTTATTGatttttccctctccctcacaGTTGGTACAATAGATGTAGGTAAGGCTCGTCTAATGTTCTGGGATCTGGGAGgtcaggaggagctgcagtctCTGTGGGACAAAGtgagtaaaaacattaaacaccaACAATATTCTGAGGCTCTTAGGTCTTAAGCAGACTGGAAGAAAATCCTGTTCCTTAAACAGAATTACTTTATTCATTGAAATATGTCAATGTATTTTCTGCTCTACCTTTCTATCATATAACTTCTCAAATCCAGAATAAACCGAAGGCATTATATTTAGTTACCAGTCTCTCATAAGAAGTCAGACAGCTTTCCTGAGATGGAGTATCTCAGTCCAGAAGAAAATTAATATCAAgtgtaaaacagaaatattacaagaaataaagttaaaaattcATCAAAGGAAACATCATTATGTTTCGAGCTTTGAGTCATAATTTCATGACATTCAAATCAGCTGAGAGCATCTGGTTTCATGTATCATATGAGGGATGTGCGCGACTTGTTTCATCAATAAGCCCCTCATCATTATAGACTTCCCACTAGTCTGCAAGATGTGAATTATATAACTGGACTTGGTTTGAAGCGCTGACTGGAGCACAGTTGGTATTACACACTAGAAGTGGAACATGAGCGGTTCGTATATGTTACTGAGATGTTCTGTCTGTTCGATTCACACTGACTCCCATCTCCGTTCAGTGAATAATACTGTCCTCAgagtctgctgtctgtctgtcagcagctccAGATGAGCTGAAATGCCAGCAATCACCCCAAATCTGccttcctgttgtttttatttaatgacaCATCTGGGAGAATCTGCCCTTCGTGAAACCAGAAATCTCATAGTGACTGTTTCGAGTCTGCTTCATCAATCATTACAGATAAGGTCATAGTAAGTTCAGTATAAAGTGGAGGATTTGGGGAGGGACTGTTGCAGAATATTgctactttttttccccaaatataatttcatatattCATCTTCAAAACTCAGATTTTCTTCCCAGTTGTGGCTTTGTTGCCAACTTTTCTGCCAAAAGCCTTCTTGAAGGTACCGCTGTCTTTTTGATGACGTGTTGGCACTCAGTTGCGATGTTGGTTATTTCAGTCCAAGAAGCCTGCTCCTTCATGTTCTTCGTGTTTATATTTAGTACTACGCTGAGTCCCATGGAGTCATCTATGTGATAGATTCAACTGACGAAGAGCGCCTGTCAGAATCAAAGGAGGCCTTTGGTGAGTAACacactctgtgtctgtctgtgtgcccGTGTTTGAAACAACCTTTAAAGGTTTGGTGCGCAATTTTCAAAAAGGCTAACGTGAACGTTGAAACAGGTGTTCCTTCATTTCTCGTGGTTATATTGGCCATTAAACAATCTAACCTAATGGATTTTCCATGTTGGTGATAGTGGACAATATCCACAGGTCTTATTTTACCTTTTGAATATATTTCAAAGTTTATCTGAAGCTAAAATGAGGATTTGGTTCTGTGAGTCAGTCAAATCAAGTGGACGTCTCTCATTGGTACCATTTTTTCGTATTAAGTTCCCTCCTTGTGTGGCCCTGgccagtgtttctctgttgtgCTGCAGTGAAGGATTGGTAACAGATGGCAAGATATTCACTTGTTCACTGAGACTTctgaagcctcatattagcTTCACATACATTTCCATACAATTCTCCACAGAATGAGGACTGTGGGTTTTGTCCATTATCACTCACATTGGAGGCACATTAGGAAGGGATCTGTTAAGGGCCAGATGAACTGGAGGAGTGATTACAGAAATGAATTCTATCCTTAAAATGAAGTCAGACTTTGAGTTATTTTCTGAAATGACCTGTGACTTTATTCcactaaaataattaaaacatggTTGTCAGCTTTACAACTGCTTTGACATTTAAACCTTCAAAGCACCAATAGCACCAGTGTTTCAGTGCAGATTCCTTGTTCAGTGTATTGAAATCAACACTCAGCCTCCAAACATTAAAGGCGTTATTGTGTGTTGTGAGAAAACTATCAATAGCATAACAGGGAACAGAAGGAGTTGATATTCTGTGATGATAGAAACACTCTTCTGCTAGCTGTTGAATCAATAATTTAACTCTTTCCAGAAAAAATGATCAGCAGTGAGGTGTTGGAGGGCGTTCCACTCCTCGTGCTGGCCAACAAGCAGGATGTACCGGTACTGTATGACCTTTTTAACCTACTAAGGCTGTGTACACGTTAatgcacattcattttaaaacacagtaacacCTTACTCCCTACTGATGAGCCATATATCAAGCAAACATTCTCTGTTTCTCAGACGTAAGGATTTTCTGATTCTTGCTGGTTTCTTTTATCGTAAAGTCAtgtctgtcatgttttgtgtctGCTCTGTTCTTAGAACTGTTTGTCAGTGCCGGACATTAAAACAGCCTTCAGTGACTCTGCCCCGAAGATCGGCAAGAGAGATTGTTTAGTCCAGCCTTGTACTGCCCTCACTGGGTAAGTCTGCTACTGTGCTAAACGGTGCACTGAGTGTGTGCAACAACAGCAACCTGTACAATAGTCCTGTAAAGAGCGCTTCCTTTGTGAAGCCCACAATGTTTCATTTCTGAAGTAGAAGCTAATCAACGACAGTCCtggatgtgtttttacatgttgttgTGGTTTGATTTCATATGATCACAAAAGAACTTAATTTGACAGTGATGGCTGAACAAAACACCCTTTAAAAAGCAATGAGAGAAATATAATCAATTCACTGTTACAGTGAATTCATTATATCTCTACAGTTAGCTACAACATAGTCACAATATTATAAGTTAAGATAAACttagagaataaaaaaaaaacataataattaaaaggaaattctcatgttaagTCATAGTTTTAACTTACCacgtcaaaataaaaaaaaaataaaaaactttcCATGGTGGATATGGCTATCCCTAGATGACATAGAAATATAATTCACTTTAAACTATTATAGTGATATCAGAATTTAAATTCAAGATTACAGGTATCGTAAGCTCACAGTGAATCTCTGACAGATGTGCTCAGTCACTGTATTAACGTTACGGACATTATAGAAATATTTAACATGGCTTTAAATTATACGGTAAATCTTCGGGATAATTTTCgatttttaaatgattcataTCTTGTTCATATTTTTCCCAACTGCACACGGCTTTCATTTTTCAAGCGGTCTTGCTGAATACACACTTTCTGTTGCCTTCATATTCGGCATAGGCAGTAGCAATGTTATTTTGATGCACAGTTAGTGGCACTggttaaaggagacatattatgctcatttgcAGGTTCATTCTGTTATGTAGGGGTCCTACTTGAACATTTTTACTTGCTTTAATATctaaaagcacattttttttcctcatactgtgcatactgcacttttcagtctctttcttaACGCTCCATTTTAGCTCCTGCGTCTTTAAGGCAACCTACCAAAAAGCctagtctgctctgattggtcagctcccacaacACCACCCAACAACTCTCTGCTGCATCTCCGAAGGATGGCAACATTAGCTGGGCATCACGCCAACGccaagttcaacagactaacctgccaaataaacagcaaaacaacacgAAACTTGGCAAAAACATCCagcttccaagtctgaagtCGGGTCACACCAGCCGGTATCAAATCGTCCTTGAGCTTGAAGTGTAACAGCCCTTGTCAAGAAAGACGTTCagagtaaaataatgttttacacaACAGCCATGTTTTGCAATCGCTGTGAGAACATTTCTGTTAGAAGTCTCAGCTTATCTCATAGCCTAGAGGTTCTgtagacacaccagggacaaaaaagtacattttgcctAATATGTCTGCTTTAAATAAGCCACTTCATACAGTGAGATTACTAAGACAGTGTAGTGTCGACATTCCcttattttgtttgtctcagATTTCTGTCAGCAGCTGGAGCTAAATATTAATTTGTCCGGAGGCTGATGGATCTCAGTGATGAACAGatatttaacagaaaaacaactgttgaAATGTGATGAAGTTCATGATATCAGCAGCTTGGATGCCCGATAAAGGAACAATCCACCCAGCTTGTTATTGTTCACCATCTGCAGCTTTTCAGTCTTGTTACCACCAGCTCTTGCACATACCACTGTACCACACCACTGTAGGACTAGAGACCTactaaatgactttttttttttttgttttttgatacAGGGATGGAGTGAATGAAGGCATTGAGTGGATGGTAAAGTGTGTTGTCAGAAACATTCACAGGCCACCCAGACAGAAGGACATCACGTAAGAAGTCATCAGCACTCTGTAAACGTCTTTCGGACTCTGAGTTTCTCCTCAAGGACATTCCACGTCAACCCTGGAGCTGATCGATCTCCTCTCCTCGTGTTTGCTATGACTTTGAACTGTTTGAATTTCTGCTGTTAGGAGTTCAGCACAGACAGAGTGTGACAGTCTTTTAATCACCAAGCATAATTTCAGATGTGCTTTGAATGGACATCTGTCTGTTCCACTTGTTCCACTGTTTGAAGCAGTGTTTTGCTACATatgtgagcagcagcttcagtctccTGTGCTGCTTGGGCTGCACTGACTGCTCGGAGCCTCACCGACCAACACTCTGCGCTGTGCCCACAAGAGCACAGAAGCTCAGTTTGAAACATCAGTTCTCACACGAAAGATACAAAACTATAATACGGTGGGTTGTTCACAGTAACAGATCAGCCAAACAATGTTTAGCACACAGTTTTAACGCTGAACTGAATTTTAAATTCTCCACTCATTTTGGGTGACACAATATCAACAAAGATACTGCAGCTAATGTGCATATTTGTGGAAACAGCATTTACACTTCAGGCCCCTGGTTGGAGGTTTACCTTGACAGCCAGTGAGTGACAACAAAGAACATCTACCCTACCTACTGACAttggttcattttttttttcaacaagtCCACATAGCATTAGTTAACAACCATCAAGGAGTTAATCCGAGTGCTGTGTCCGTTCCTCATTAGACACAGGGTGGCAtctagctagcgttagctgtCTCTCTTCTAGCTGTGGTGATGGTAAGAGCAAACTGTCGAAGCTCAAAGCAACAGGCACTCGTTATCGTTATCTGTGGTCTGGATCACGAAACGCTGTAATCTGGGGAGTGCTGAATAATAGTTGGTACCAAgaaaatgtgaacagcatgGACCCATAAGTTCAAATTGAAGGCATCCAACAAACTATTGTGTGGGCGCCCACGCAGACACTGCAGCAATCATATTAGTAGTACTGATATCATCAGTCAGAAACCAATAATTCACGCCCCCTGGACAATGTCATCATAGCTGGCGTTGCCATAATTggaaaaagatgaatgaaacaAATTTCTTCTTTTGGTTAATTACAGTTTCATACACGAGTTAAAACCAATACTTTCTTTGCAAGAATGATTTTCAATTTCAGTTCGGCGGTAAGGTTTGAGCCCTCCAGtttgatttaatattatttattcatcatgttTTGGGCTTTATATAATTATCACAAGATAAATTAACGATGGATAAACGAGGAAAGAACTTTTCAAGGATTACATTTGTCACGAGATTTAGTTTGAGTTTTCCTGGAGCAGCTGTGCAGTGTGCTGTGTTCATATCCTAATAATGTGAGCTAAAAAGGACAATAACTACTCTTATTACcagttttgtatattttagGTGGTTTTTGATGGTGGCTTTTTTGCATTATTTAGGTCATGACAGAGGGCTAATCGGTGGGGCTCCATACAGACTGGTGCAGCAGCCTAAACAGCACCAGAGTCTTTACTGACTTGTTCAAGTGAGACAGATACGATTCAACAGCCTCTAAACTGGTTCTTTATGTTACCTGTATATCCTTTGACCTctggaaaacactttttttttacttggaaATTGGCAGACACTACATATGGTTGGATAACTGAAAGTCACATCTGGAAAACTAAATGCACAAAGTGTGCTGAACACACTGAGAACTTTTGCTGACCTCTGCTGAATCACTGCAGACCTGCAGTGTAACTTGGGGTGTATGAAGTGGTTAAAACAACTGAAGGAGACGTCCTAAGTCAgtcacatatactgtatgctagatgatgataataaatgtCTGATTTTAACTATAAAtctgttgtgtttcattgtgaCATAGTTTGACATAAAAATGTCCTGCCATCAGTATTCACACTGACCCAGACTGGCTTAGTATATAATTATTAGTCAgatgggtgtttgtgtgttttattttatctttttatttttttttttaacaatattacaGGAGTTTAACTGCAATGGGATGGATATTGGTATATTGGACTccccaaaaacacaaatataagcATGTCGTCATGCACAACTGTTTGACACGGCTTTGACACACTGTactgtgttttaatgtcttAATTATTGATGCTAAGTATCTCAATATCAGCTCATTCCAACTCAAATGGatcatttgatttttgtttcagctctatATTAGGTTGattcacagtgaaatgttttaatgaatgttttgcTCAAATTGTTGAAGTATTCAGAAGATGATGCGCATTTAAGAGCCAAGAAGAAAATTTCAACTACCATGTCATGTTCCTAAAATTGCTATGAAGTGACAGTCTTCTGGAACTGCAGGGATCATCGTCAGTTGTTTTAATCTCTAAAATTCAATAACCTGTTAACCTAAAGGTCTTTTTGGGCACCATTACATGTTTGTATCCGGGAAACACGAACACTTTGTGGGATAATTTATAGgcatgttcatttatttgttttatttaatcataaTTACTTACTGAAAGATACAATAAGATATGTGCTTTTTTGCTTTCAGACTTtaggttttctgtgttttctctgcacgTCTGACATCTTCCTCCCACAAATAATGCACAGAGACATTTACAAATCTGATCTGtcctgttcttcctctgtggtttgCTTTAAAACCCACCCAGTATTGTTCCAGGCAGCAGGAATCAATGGTCCATTTGAAATGCTAATTCttctctggcacacacacaagtgcaccTGTCCTAATTTCCTCAGTGGTGTTAAATCAATGCAGGGCCTGGTGATGTGATATATGATTAATCAACATTATTCTCACTTGTCACAGCTAGGCAACAGCAGACCGTAAGTCATCCGGTACGAGCTGGTtaacaagagaggaaaaaactaGAGTGTGATAAAATGTCTGCtcagactgtgggaggaggaggctgaccCTGCCAACgtcattaaaacacactggATATTCAAACCACAACGTTTCATCTCAGCATGTCTTCGGAGTGACTGTGCATCATTCCAGTCTATAACATCGCTTCACTTACAAGAAGTCAACGATCCCTGTCTCATACTCCtcgtgacctttgacccctgagCCCCTCCCTGCAAAATCTCCCTACTGTCACCACCCCCCTGAGAGGATTCCCAcatgctcctcctccaccagctccatcCTGCTTTCTCTCAGACAACGACACACACCCCATCCCTCTGATTGTCTCTACTGGCTGCTGTATCAAAGCCTGATCtctcttattttctctgtgccacagagcgcTAAACTTGGAttaatccgctgctgaaaatagtccaaaataatgtactttttcctcctgtttgattAACGTTTGCTAAAAACTGGAGCGAGCAACTATTTTAGGAAATTACTGAGActttttaaatggtaaatgatattttttatatgtGAGTTTTTATAAAATTTAGATCCTCAGCAGTAACAAATGGGTGTAGAGTTATACAAAGTGCCACAGACAGAGTAGGAAAGTATTGGAGGATAAGactttttggttttggtctgaAGTCATTTACTAATTTACTATATACACATTTTCTGCAGGGAGGAggttatcaaaataaaaacagacattggTCGGGTAATTGTGTTGGTAATGGAGCTTTCTGCTTCTATTTTAATGCTTGAAATGAGTGCCCTTGACTTTATTTGACTTTCAAGTCTGCAGTTTATTAATACCATTAGAAATCAATAAACTATATAACACCTTAATATAAGTGCCAACTAATGGAATCAAGTATTTTTAAGACGATTAGATGCATTTCATGCCTGATCATCTTTCCAGATCATGTGAGATACctaaaatttgatttcatttcaaaatttcATTATGTCTTTCATGTGACTGCTCTCCCACCACTGCTGCACCCCACCCACCTATTCTCTTGCCAGCAACACagaagcgcacacacacacacacacacacacacacacacacacacacacacacacacacacacatgcacacaccaagTCCCACTGGCTACCCATTGTTCACATAGATTTGTGCATTGCACCATTCAGGGCACAGACATATGCCCAACCCAACCCCCttactctctccatctctctctctctcgctctctcccccctcctccttctcctcctcctcctcctccttcttcgtcctctctctctgaagCCCTCAcattctctgctctcctccatcCAACAGCATCCTCCGGCTCTTTGctcttcctccactgtcagcAACAATGACCAGCACAGTATCAGGTAAGACAACATGTTCCACACTAGATCACCGTTTAGTTAAAATAGTgtggatagtgtgtgtgtgtgtgtgtgtgtgtgtgtgtgtgtgtgtgtgcagggggtGGGGagggactgttttttttttaagtctatTTAATAATGCTGAGGGTGGAGAGAgtctctgtgtatctgtgtaatTGTCATGGCAACAAGGGTTTTCTTCTCTCATTGCACTGGGGCTCTGGTGTAGATAAGAGACCCTCTCATAGTTCCACACAGGCATGTAAATGTAGTGAGATTGATCCAAAAAGAGCAGGTTTTTGATCATTCATAGGGTTATAAATATAgatctatatctatatttctctatatatatatagattcaTACTGAGGGTGGCAATGGCATTTGTTATCAGAATTCTGGTGACTTTATAATGTAAGTAAGGGGGAACAAAATTGATACTGATATGATGATTACGGTATCATCTCACATGTGATCTGACATGCTATTTAGTAAATTACTCAAAACCACATGGTAAAAAGTTAATCTTAGGTTTAAGTCATTAAgttaaatgtttgaatattGTTGTGTTATGCATTGTACTAGTGTTGTGCAgacataacacaaaaaaaaacacaaaagtggaGATACATTTAGTTCCtggtgtatatacagtatattcatatTTGATATTCATATTCAATATTTCACAGAAAATGCTGATGCAATGCAATTTACAACCACATCTAACACTCTTGCATTTAAATGCATACTATagtaaaaacagcattttgtacatttgctTTTACATCTGAGGCAATAACCTTAGACAATGGAGTAGCATCAACCAATTCAAAAGCCTTCTATAATCCACAGAAGCCCAATGAATGCTTTTTTCCCCTGTGATGGTACGCATCATTGAGTGGACTCACAACAATtgttaaataaatcacaaacaTTTGTCCCACCTTTCTTGATCCTTCTGTTTTCTTGTACAGACACAGCCTGGCATTTATTGTAAAGAGTtaacaagaaaaacaggaatGCCCTTATTTGTATGCAGTGGTTTGATCTATCAAATGTATGTGCCAGTCTGTGGGGACaataccaaagtcacaccaaTAAAACAACCAGGTATAACGTTTACCATGTTATTCACCATCttatttagcatgttagcatgctaacatttactaattagctctaaacacaaagctgaggctgatgagagtGTCATCAGCTTTGCGTGTACACAAAGTATTGAGCGATTGAAGATGTTATCTAACGTTTGCattagatgaaaagtcagagtaTCACTTAGATTATTAGGAACCATATTTTGTGCCAGTTATTAGACAAATGCTGAGAATTTTCACCAGATAATTGAAAACTTAAACCAGTAATAATActattttttggccacttggtgATATTGATATATCATCAACTTTTAAAGAGACATTGTTTACACATCCAGTCTTTACTAAGCAACATTAGTATTCATCTGGAGTGGTGTTTCAGTAACtgtctttcagctctgtttttggtctctaccaacaCTCCACCTTTTAGGATTGTGATTGTCTGTACCAAAGTTCACCCAATAGTTGCCCAGAGGGAAGTAGTTTTTTATTGTTCCAGTTTGATTGCCTACCTGAAGTCTCTCGAAACATTATCCTTTCTCTGTTCGGCTATCAAAGTCCAGATGAGAGGAAATCTGAGGCGATAAAAATGTTGATGCTCTCATGTGAGTCGCATTCAGTTATTACTGTGCACTCACAGCAATAAGCTTAATGAGCAGCAGCGAGTGCCTTGGACATAGCTGTGCCATGGTGGCTCTTCCTTATTGCTGATGGTTGTTGGGGCTGTATGCAGCCTAAAAGCaacacctgcagacacaactcagggctggaaaacaaaatttctcatttaattttgctgtttaaaaagaaagtgatttATATCTTTATTACTAGTTGATATCATCCTAAAAATGATCCTTGAACTGAACATCAATaagataataaattaataagaTAATATATCACCGTGCACTGGCGAGTCAAAGCCTTACTGTACATAATGCATTAcaactgtaaaaaagaaaacatgaaaactttgAAGTAAACATTAAAAGAATAGAAACCTTTTTGCAGGAAATTAAAACATTGTGAGCACAGATATAATCATAGGATAGGAGGACAAAATGGGTCATGTTGAGTATTTAAGGATCAGTCAAAGGCAGTGCAAGACTTCACAGTTTCTGACCTGGATCTAAAGTCAGTGCAGGTCTAATGTGCTCTGGAAGTTTGTTCCACTTCTGTGAATCTGCACATAAAGACAGAGCTATAACATCATTCATCAGATCTCAGGTCTCTATAAAGTTTCCTATGATACACAATTATGGAGTTATCAATATTCTGTGGATCAAGGCACTGATAGTTTGCCTTTCTATTATCTGgaggctttttaaaatgttcaacacAGGTTTTCACAGTTCTTGCTCACAATCAATGTTTTTAACTTTGAAGTATGTTGAAGCAGGGTCAATTGTCACAAACCAATTTTCTTGTTTCCttgttgttttgtaaaattTGACATAGTTCTACATATAGAGATATTACCTATATTAGCTTTTTAGATCATTTTAAGTGTCCAGCGATCACTGAGCTCCTCATCCTTCATTGTGTTTGAATTCTCATCAGTTCATTTCCCAGCTCACTCGTCATTTTAATTCCACAACCAgtctctttcatctttttttagcTGTCTCAAGATCGTACCCCAGAGTGGGCCGAGGTACTTGTCAGTGTATATCTTTGTCACGCCCAAAGGATTTCTTTATTCTTCTTAATTCTTCATAGTCAACATATTTCCTGCTGTGTCCACGTAGCTTCGCTGGTGTCTCTGgtgcagcagtttgtttttgtcagattttggGGTTTTGTCTTTTGCACCAAACTGATGAATAATGTATCAAATGCTGCATGCACTCTGGCTCTGTCAGTGAGTCTACGCCCTGTTCCTTGTCTCCCTTTGTGTACATGCTTCATGTGGCTGTTTAGCctccacagaaaaaaacacagcaggaagctAGATGCCCTGAAGAAGAAATAAGAAGAGACAGGAATTCACAGTTGATGTCTTGTTGTGCCAGCCGCTCACAGCGAGGAGTCTGGACATGAATGATGAATACCTTTGCCTTTCCTCCCGAAACTTGATTACATTCATAACATTACCCTGTTGTGCACGAGTCAGCCATTTTGAGGATTCAGTGGAGTAGCAGAGGTGACTGTGCTGGTAAATGCCCGGTGGGGCTGGTACCTTGCCCTACTTTAGACTGACACTGACAAAATGGTGTATAATGCTTCTCACTCCTCCGAGGTGCCCACTCACACTGACTCACTGTGCCGAGGACACTGGGGGAGTGTGAACACTTCCCATTAGCCTTATATTCTATAGCCAGTTTTAATATCTTCCCCCAAGAAGAACAGGAGGAaggaaatgaacaaatgaatggtCTCTGGTCTCTCAGAGCTTCTTTCAGGGCTGCATGGGCCTGAGCAGTATCTAATCATGCCAACCTAAAACCTCAAACAGAGATCTGTACACATAGAGGCTGAAGTAGCTCAAGTTGCTGCACGTTATGGCTAAAATGCCcatccaaataaataaatataaaaaaggccaaaaaatcCAACAGTTAACAGGAGGCAAAACTGTTTACTGCTGTTAGCTGTTCTGAGCAGCCACTCGAAGGTGGGTAAAAGCTTTCCATCACAGGCATGactcatttatattttaaatggttCATCACTCAAGAAAGGCCTGTTTAACAAGGGATAATGTTGTCATGATCAGA
This region of Pempheris klunzingeri isolate RE-2024b chromosome 2, fPemKlu1.hap1, whole genome shotgun sequence genomic DNA includes:
- the arfrp1 gene encoding ADP-ribosylation factor-related protein 1, with the protein product MYTLLSGLYKYMFQKDEYCILILGLDNAGKTTFLEQTKTKFSKNYKGMTLSKITTTVGLNIGTIDVGKARLMFWDLGGQEELQSLWDKYYAESHGVIYVIDSTDEERLSESKEAFEKMISSEVLEGVPLLVLANKQDVPNCLSVPDIKTAFSDSAPKIGKRDCLVQPCTALTGDGVNEGIEWMVKCVVRNIHRPPRQKDIT